A region from the Coffea eugenioides isolate CCC68of chromosome 9, Ceug_1.0, whole genome shotgun sequence genome encodes:
- the LOC113782573 gene encoding subtilisin-like protease SBT5.6 produces the protein MTSVEEKLRLIKEGAGVYVNPIYFKSLVWSLRYLTSTRSDINFAVGLISRFMKNPRQSLLQVAKRILRYIGVLCEERKVYVAYLGEHSGNRNPEEIEDQHHSYLRSVKGSQEEAKASHIYSYKNVINGFSALLTPEEASKLSEMDGVISVFRSQARELRPQTTRSWDFTYLLEANGDPSRVSGDALLKRANYGKDVIVGVFDSGIWPESQSFSDAGMGPIPSSWKGVCEAGEAFKSSNCNRKLIGARYYAKEYEAVYGPVNSKVDYRSARDKDGHGTHTASTVGGRRVANISSIGGFANGTVTGGAPFVRLAAYKVCWKLPNETSKDACSDASIIKAFDDAIQDGVHVISVSLGGDRGRPYASDGIAIGSLHASKNNIVVACSAGNNGRNGSSTVTNVAPWLITVGASSIDRMFPSTMVLGNGLNIQGQTITPFSQMRNQPLVYAGDVEVPGTTSSSTRGYCFNGTLSQSLVRGKVVICRFGGVNQSAEVRRAGGVAAVLGKPPTDIFQVEPLLHPGLTITYADVNNAVSYTRTSRNPTVTLNPGKTVVNVSPAPFMAVFTSLGPNGIDPNILKPDITAPGLNILAAWSEASPPTSSPYDNRIVKYNIISGTSMSCPHVSAVAALIKAIHPDWSSAAIRSAIMTTARTTNNVGNPITDARGNVANPFHYGSGHFQPSKAADPGLVYNATYNDYLLFLCYARSPLVPNCPNVVPSPSNLNYPSLAIANLNRPITVRRSVTNVGTANSTYQVTIEQPLGYSVNIFPSTLRFSQIGEIKSFNITVQATNTAQRKVFAFGSFTWSDRVHLVRSPIAVSSS, from the exons ATGACGTCAGTGGAAGAAAAATTGAGGTTGATCAAGGAGGGTGCTGGTGTATATGTAAATCCTATCTACTTTAAAAGTTTAGTATGGAGTTTGAGATATTTGACGTCTACTAGGTCAGATATCAATTTTGCTGTTGGTTTGATAAGCAGGTTCATGAAAAATCCACGTCAGTCACTTTTGCAAGTGGCTAAGAGGATTTTGAGATATATTGGAG TCTTATGTGAAGAACGGAAG GTCTACGTAGCGTACCTCGGAGAGCACAGTGGAAACAGAAATCCTGAAGAAATAGAGGATCAGCATCACTCCTATCTTCGTTCCGTAAAGGGTTCACAAGAAGAGGCTAAAGCCTCCCATATTTATAGCTATAAGAACGTAATCAATGGATTCTCCGCATTGCTTACGCCAGAAGAAGCCTCTAAATTATCAG AGATGGATGGAGTGATTTCAGTTTTTCGTAGCCAGGCAAGGGAATTAAGGCCTCAAACAACAAGATCATGGGATTTCACATACTTACTCGAAGCAAATGGTGATCCTAGTCGTGTAAGCGGGGATGCATTACTGAAGAGAGCAAACTATGGGAAAGATGTTATTGTTGGAGTCTTTGATTCTG GTATATGGCCGGAATCACAGAGTTTCAGTGATGCTGGTATGGGACCAATTCCCTCGTCCTGGAAAGGGGTATGCGAAGCTGgtgaggcgtttaaaagctccAACTGTAATAG GAAATTAATCGGAGCAAGGTACTACGCAAAGGAGTATGAGGCTGTATATGGTCCTGTAAATAGTAAAGTGGACTACCGATCAGCCAGAGATAAAGATGGTCATGGAACTCATACAGCATCAACTGTTGGAGGACGAAGAGTGGCTAATATTTCATCTATAGGTGGATTTGCAAACGGTACTGTTACCGGCGGTGCTCCATTTGTCCGCCTAGCCGCGTACAAAGTTTGTTGGAAACTTCCTAATGAAACATCGAAAGACGCTTGCTCTGATGCTAGCATAATCAAGGCATTTGATGATGCCATTCAAGACGGTGTTCATGTTATTAGCGTCTCACTCGGAGGTGACCGAGGCAGGCCATATGCAAGCGATGGCATTGCAATTGGATCGTTGCATGCTTCAAAGAATAACATTGTTGTGGCATGCAGCGCGGGTAATAACGGCAGAAATGGCTCATCAACGGTGACCAACGTCGCCCCTTGGCTTATCACAGTGGGTGCTAGTAGCATAGACCGAATGTTTCCATCAACTATGGTACTTGGAAATGGCTTAAACATTCAG GGACAGACGATAACGCCTTTTAGTCAAATGAGGAATCAACCTTTGGTATATGCAGGAGATGTGGAAGTTCCTGGCACCACTTCATCCAGCACTAGAGG ATATTGCTTTAATGGTACACTTTCTCAAAGCCTTGTCCGCGGAAAAGTTGTTATCTGCCGTTTTGGAGGTGTTAATCAATCGGCAGAAGTTAGAAGAGCAGGAGGGGTAGCTGCTGTATTGGGAAAGCCTCCCACAGATATATTTCAAGTAGAACCACTTTTACACCCTGGACTGACCATCACTTATGCTGATGTAAATAATGCAGTCAGTTACACAAGGACTAGTCGAAATCCGACAGTAACCCTTAATCCGGGTAAAACTGTTGTTAACGTTTCGCCAGCACCATTTATGGCAGTCTTCACCTCCTTAGGTCCAAATGGAATCGATCCGAACATTCTTAAG CCAGATATTACTGCTCCAGGGCTAAACATACTTGCAGCATGGAGCGAGGCATCACCCCCAACAAGCTCCCCTTACGACAATAGGATTGTTAAGTACAACATTATATCTGGAACTTCCATGTCTTGTCCGCATGTTTCTGCTGTTGCTGCACTAATCAAAGCTATACATCCTGATTGGAGTAGTGCTGCAATAAGATCTGCTATCATGACCACAG CTAGAACAACGAACAACGTTGGAAATCCAATAACTGATGCCCGTGGCAACGTAGCAAATCCCTTTCACTATGGATCTGGCCACTTTCAGCCATCAAAAGCTGCAGATCCTGGACTTGTTTATAATGCTACTTACAACGACTATCTTCTCTTCCTTTGCTACGCTAGGAGTCCTCTTGTTCCCAACTGCCCAAATGTCGTGCCTTCACCAAGCAATCTTAACTATCCCTCGCTTGCAATTGCAAACCTCAACAGACCCATAACAGTGAGGAGAAGTGTTACTAATGTCGGTACAGCCAACAGCACATATCAAGTGACTATCGAACAGCCTTTGGGATACTCAGTTAACATATTTCCATCAACTCTACGCTTCAGTCAGATTGGAGAAATTAAAAGCTTCAACATTACAGTTCAAGCAACAAACACAGCACAGAGAAAAGTGTTCGCATTTGGTTCGTTTACTTGGAGTGATAGAGTTCACCTAGTCAGAAGCCCCATTGCCGTATCATCATCTTAG